In Clupea harengus chromosome 4, Ch_v2.0.2, whole genome shotgun sequence, the genomic stretch ATGGATAGCCATAATAGCCATAGCAAAGCGGAAGTCAAAGTGGAAGTGACACTCTGACTCTGCCatgattctcacacacacacacacacgatcgaTTCAGCTGTATTACTGAATTATGACTGGATCTTTAGGTTGGTATCCCTGATGTGGCCATCAGGGGAAGTGTAGGACGCTTGCTTTGTAGGGTGCTCGCTAGAATTAATCTTGTTAAGTCTTTTGATGAAACGGGTTGTACTCTGTGAACTTCATGGAATGATTGTGTTCCATTTAGGACattatgatgtttttttttgcctgttaCTCCGAGTCTGAATCGACAAAGAATCTATTATCCCATACAAACTTTCCCAAGAATGCAGAATGGCTGTAGGCCTTTTGTTAGTATGCTGTTCAAGAATTGCCCAGAATAGATACCTCTGCAAGGAGAGCACAACAAGTACTGACAAGAAATGTAGCCTCACTGTACTGTAACTTGGCTTCAGTGATGCATTTGAAGATGCCAACAGTAATCTCACGTCATTGCTGTTGTCATAATgcccccctccacccatccAGGAGCCAGAGAAGAGTGCCCAGCAGATGGCAGCAGCGGTCAGCTCCCTGCCCAGCTCGCACCAGTCGGAGGAGGACTTGCGggtgcagcagcaggaggagatcTCCACCCTCCAGCAGCAACTTCACCAGCTCTCCGTCCAGATGGAGGAAGTGGGCGGTGACATGAGGCAGTTAACCACGTCCATCAATCAGGTGCCTTGAGTGTGTGCTCGCAGAAATGCAGTAGTGTGGATTGGATTGTCATTCAACTGGTCCATGCTCGCAAAAAGGCTTTGGACTAGCATACAAGATGGTGTTCCTCACTAACTGACTAGataacgtgtttgtgtgtgtgtgtgtgtgtgtgtgtgtgtttcaggtgtcaGAAGAGCTGAAAGAACTAGAGAAGAGCAAAGCTGAGAAGGAAGAATCAATCAAAGTGAAGAAACAGTCGATTGATCTCCTGCCAGAGGGTCAGTGCAATCTAGACAAGTTGCAGGTTGGTGCTCTCTGGATTCTCACCATAATACTAATGGAATGGAATTTAGTGGAATTTTTGTGATGTACAGATCATACACAAACTGGTATTTCTTgaccatgcgtgtgtgtttatttctgccAGAACCTTGTGGAGGCTAGTGTTAAGAGGCTGGACAGTCTCAAGGCCCAGTGGGAAAAGCACAAAGCCCCGCTCCTCGAGGAACAACACAGGCTGAAGGAGCTCTGCAGCAATCAAGAGGTACCGCCATGGgcccgtattcacaaagcattttataTTACCGCTAAGAGTCCTCCTAGGTAGCACTAAAGGTTTCTAACTAAAAGTTAGAAACCTAAATCCTATTCACTTAGCTGTGGAGACCAACTTTTGCTTAAGAAAAGTGAGAACTCCTAAGCTAGGGGAAAGCTCCATTGCTATGGCTCATACACAAGCTTTCTTTTAAAGacctctgtgattggttgatgagtgacaggtctgcGCCACTGAGTAGGCATGCACTTCATAGACACCCCAAACaacgataaataaataaatatgtgacATAAGGGACACATGAAATAATAAGCAGTTTTGAAAATGCACCTGTACCTTTACATTTGTGTACACAGTAGGTAGTTTCATTTTGCAATCAAAAGTCCATTCAATTTCAGCACTGAGTGGATTGTTTCATCAACTGTGTAATGCGAATTAATAATGGACATTCTCTTAAACAGTTGTGGGATCAAAACATAAGGTAGTCAGTGCAATGTTAACAGATTCCATGAAATAAAGTTGCAATGCGAATTGATGGGAATAAACCCGTTTCCATCAACCTTTTTCACATTATACCCTATGTGAATCGAGAGTTAATCCAACCCCCTGTAGTGAATTGATTTCTTATTCAACTTCATTTCACGAAAACTGCCATTTTTCATTTCCATTTGGGTAGTGGTCTTTGAGAGTTAGGAGTCCTCTCCACTGCTTCTTCGTTCCCACAGACTCTCCCAGGGCTTTGTAAATTACTCTTAGTAAAAAAAATGGTAGTCCCAAAGTTAGGACTGACTTTTTATTTTCTCCTTAATTGGCAAGTTAGGAGCTACTTTTAGCCTTAAGATGCTTTGTAAATACGAGCCCTGGTCTTCAAAATGGAACCTCTGGCATGTTTGTTCTCCACCTATGCATTGAGTAACTGATTGCTTCCACAAATAGGAGGAATGAGTGTTCATATTTTACTGTGATAACTTCTATTAGCAATGTAAGCAATGCTTGCTTACCTTTGCCAATGTTAGTGACTGTAGTCctgcccctccctctttctgtggTTGGTCAAATAATTGACTGGCGGGAATACCAGTCTTTTTCTAAGTCTCCTGACTTTTTAATAAAGTTGGAATGTGTTGAAATTGTAGTTGTTGATTTATAGGGCATCTAttgaactgtgttttttttttttttcttcttctttttttttctatatctTGCCTATAGCGGTTTTGATTTTGCGGCAGATGATAGCTGCATGTTTACAGATGTGTTCATCTTTGCTTCACATGACCCAACTTATGTCAACTTTTCATCTCTGTCAGGTTGAAACTTCTAGAATGTTGGATGAAATCAAGGAGCTTCATGACAAAATCCGTCAGTCTGCGGAGGAGGCAAAGAAGAAGGAGGCACTTTACAAACAGTTGGTgaggattttattttttattttaaaaactttTTATATAaagttaaactcctaaaatgtTATTACAAACGAAGGTAGACTCTCTCCACATCAATCTTGTTTAAATGTTACTTCTACTTTCAGTTAACAGAGTTTGAAAAATTGCCAAAAGATGTCTCGAGGTCTGCATACACTATGAGAATTCTGGAGATTGTCGGCAACATtaagaaacaaaaagaggagATCACTAAGGTACACTCCGTGAATTATTCATGGTGATGGTTACCACATTGCAATTATGTTATCTAATGAAATAGATTAAATTGTCCTGTTTGTTACAGGAAATTGATTGGTACCTTTGGTTTGTCGTTATAGATTTTGTCAGACACTAAGGAGTTGCAGAAAGAGATTAACAGCCTGACCGGGAAGCTGGACCGCACGTTTGCCGTGACTGATGAGTTGGTCTTTAAGGTAGATATCCACTTTCCTTGAGtgtattgcattgcattgtgtcaCCTCAATATGCTTTGACATTACTTGTCAATGATGCCCCGAACCCTCAAAGGTTATACCCAAGGACTTTTACTGCTTACTTTAGTGCTACTGAGGACTTCTAAAGCAATACTGTTTTAGGGACttcatatttttatactttacatattttagtttttttccccaggATGCTAAGAAAGATGAATCTGTCCGCAAGTCTTACAAATATTTGGCAGCCTTACATGAGGTAAGAGCCTGCCCTTTCCTGATAATCtctatgttgaaaatgaattcctgtTGAAAATGAACTCCCAAACAGAACTGTTGAAGCTCTTGCTTGTGTCTGACACACTGTCCTTTTTTAATGTCAGAACTGTACACAACTCATCCAGACGATTGAGGACACAGGCACCATCatgagagagatcagagatctGGAGGAACAGGTAGGCACTGCCTCGGATGTGATGGACTACACTCGTCTGGCCATACTATTGGCCATCCTTGTGCCTTTCACATGTATCTACTTCTGGGGTCGGCCATGGGCATGTGCCTGGGGATGTAGGCCTTGGTTTCTGTAAAGGGTCTtcagttcatattcattttcagtAGAAGTTCATAAACAATCAAGTACTGGAAGAATACCATTGAATAGCATTTTGCATGCAATGGACTTAGACAGCCAACAGGGAGCAGCATTGCTTGGAATTAGAGTTGCTTCTCACTGCCAGTGAGATGTGAATGCCAAAAGTTAGAACTGATCCCAGTTGTCTAATGCCTAACTTTTGGCATATCCAGATTGATTTTTGAAAATCTGGacagcaaaaaaacaacacGATATCTGATTTTTGCATATCGGATCCAAACTGTAAGACGGTAATTTCCTAGACCAATAAGGGAATAGGAGTCTGGAAGGTTTTGGTGGATGCGTCTCTCCTAGCTTTGCTGAAAACGTAACATTTATTAAAGCACCTTTCTTAGTACGACCATatttaatctgactccattttccttgtctgactccactctattaggaactcagccttagctCCTAGCTTTTAATGTAAATAGCTACCGGGTTTTGCAGGCTGATCTCCATCTCATTCTTTTGTACACCTATCGTCTGTAATATGAATTCCTCCCTTACTTTTTAATAACTGGTTTTGTCTTGGAATAGTGTTGCTTACGATATTGCCACGGCCGATTTACATCTTGACATATTCCCCGACACAGGCTGAAACTATTCTGGAATCTACCTCAGAGGTCTTAGTCCTGTTACGGGACCTTGCAGCTTGTTAGTTCGACTTGGTTCAGTGACGGGCGCCAGGCTGTAGTACGATTCCGTATAACCATtcgatccagtgcagaggctggtcggCAAGCCACCGCTATATAATACAATTAACAGTTCTCTGTAGCATGTCTAGTCCAGTTGAGAGCCAGTTTCCTCAAAGTTTTACGCTTGTGGCCACTTTGGGCTTGAAACTACCTCTAGCCCGTCATCTGTTGAAACACCGGAACCTAAGAGTACTTCTCTAGTTAAGAGTTTCTTAAGAGGGCACAGTGGGTCAGAATTACCAATTTATTACGTCAGGTACGAGTGACTACTACAGTTTACAAATCCAACAAGTCTAAAGTGAAGAATAAAAGGCTAAAACACCACatataacataaaaacaaagaacatgagaacaaagaacatgaacatacctggctgcttagaAGTGACTACTCACACggatgtgagggagatctgGAAACAGAATGCTCCTGGTTCTATGaattaggggtgggcgatatgagctaaaattcatatcacgatattttccactgtccagacgatatcgatatgatatcacgatatatgaggggaaaaaaatctgaatcacatTTTAATAGCCCTTCTTAGCTAAATGACATTAGTTAAGGCAAAATATGtaatcatgaaaagtaaaaatcaaataatgataaaataaatatgtatctactgatatgtgctacaaatgtaatttctgtatgattccaatcatttcaagcatttttataaccaaaaatcgctgaatttgcgcatgtcctgttcaaacagagagacatgcgaggtgaggcagcgacgagcagcgcctcatctcagattttGCATTCCCTCactaactgggttgagcgcatgccttttgctctctcgttgtttgtcaccactgtagtatttgtggacacttgtattatatgtcctttctatccatagaataggtaatgtatttcacgtatgtgtagaacctatttaggGTTGCTGATCTGATATAAACCCGcatagcagtgaaaaagcactgaggggaggcaaacattACCTCTGTCTCAATAAAGGGGGCGTGCGCGAGAGCctgaaactggactttcaatcgaaacgtgaaatgttaaataatgggagaccaatgccggagctaaaaggtatgcttcaaacgacgggacagaagataactcgatcgaatactcacattcaaagccaaatttcttttgaaaaatattggaacctcaagaatagatttggctttggacgaaGAGCGGACACTAAATATTAGCATGAGCAATATTCGCTAACagtacattgatatcagagtgagCCCTTTGTCGATttcagcggcagctccgttgatttcccattatttctcttaggactgtttatatctatgtgaagccatttaacatcacacaagtggttgtaatcactttgaacccaagactgctttttaatggtgagctgattttgagaaattaaactttgcagctaaactTGTTTCCTGGTTATGGTTGTCGAATTGCtgtgctagctaaggaaacttttaataaccttagcataaacgatttaaatggaagagttacatttgcatgaaatgatagctagttatctagctcatgttatagtctcctcgatttaatcataaaattataatgggaaaaggtagaaacccacagggtgcctgtgcaacttcgtatgaaagagttcatattcacacatattaacacgagttcatcacaagctagcagctgccaactgtatgtaccttacctatgcgggttaagaatgatgatatgaaatataataaacaactagtagacaatgtgcaagctgccaattgaatggtgatttaacagGTTGCTGGTGCTTACACCTTTGGCTAAAACAACATGGCAACACAACTGTCTATTATTCTTTTTTGGTCGAGGTCAAAGATTTGGAACCCAAACCAGTTCCAAACGACAAAGGTGCCCCCTTTCTTTTTAACCAATTCGTCATCATCTGCTCTTGAGCAACATCACTTTCTGCGCGTTCGCTCATCCTCGATTGTTCACTTATGCACTTATAATAagctataatatatatatatatattagtacgTAGCCTGCCTACTAACTTCAGCTGCCTGCACGCTTGTTTGTTGCTAGCACTACATGCGCGCAACAAATGCATGCGCCGTCTGCTCATAAAAATAGGTCAACTTAttaacaaacatttttttttcgtAAGACCCAAGAAAGGctagattaaaataaaaaaagatgtagCTACTTAGTACTATCACTCAGTTAAAATGGAACAAAACTatatgaatgccaaattcgaatttatgaattatgaataaatcGCGGTATCCACGGTATTACAAAATCCATATCATGGCGTGGCACAATACCGGTTTTTACTATTTAATATCGCCCACTCCTACTATGAATATCTTCCCCTTAACTACCCATGTATTGCTCCATCTGGCCTAATAATTACCCCCATAAAGAGGTTTCTCaagatgagaatcacacattaacaaccaaatggagggagttctcaCCCAAAATTGGGGTGGACCCCCTTTCAAAGACTGAGACCATTTTCCCACTCAGATTGAGACCGTTAAAATTAGTTCAAACATTATACAGAAATCATCTTCCAATGTAACATTTCAGTTAAACATTCTTACACCGCGTTCCacattattatgcaaattaCACTTGGCTCAGATTTTCCTAAATAGTaatgcacagtcagtcagtataATTGTCAAGTCATCAACTGTTAGAGTATAATTCAAATTTTATTGAACAAACCTCCCAATgataacagtattttttttcaaaaataaaaaactcaaaatgcaGTGTTCCAAATTATTATGCAGAGTTTCAGTTTCAGAGTTTCACGATATTTTATAGGTTGTAAAGAACTAAAAATTGTCATTTGTTGAATTGGCAGCATTAGGAGGTCATATTTACTGAAATCGAAAAAAGTTTTTATCAAAAACATCTTAACAGGTCAAGTTACATGTTAACATAGGACCCCTTCTTTGATATCAACTTCACAATTCTTGCATCCATTGAACTTGTGAGTTCTTTGATAGTTTCtgctttaatgtcattgcagGATGCCATAATAGCCTCCCAGAGCACCTGCTTGGATGTGAACTTCCTTCCACCCACATAGATCTTTTGCTTGATGATGCTCCAAAGGTTCTCAATAGGGTTAAGGTCATGGGAAGATGGGGGCCACACCATGagtttctctccttttatgCCCATAGCAGCTAATGCCCCAGAGGTATTCTTTGCAGCATGAGATGGTGCATTGTCATGCATGAATATGACTTTGTATGGAAGTCACGGTTCTTCTTTTTGTACCACGGAAGAAAGTGTCAGTCAGAAACTCGACATACTTTGCCAAGGTCATTTTCACACAGTCAGGGACCCTGAAGGGACCATGATTCCGGCCCAAAACATGACTCTGCCACCTCCTTGCTGCTATTCAATGGCATTTTAGTGGCTGCTCTCTTAACCCTACGCATTTGTTTGACAGAAATCTTCcttattttgcctttgtctgaACGAACCCACTTGTGCTGTAAATTCGGTGACAAATTTCTTCACCGTCCGATGATCACGCGCAATTCTTTTGGAAATATCCAATGTTGTGATACCTTGACCAAGGTATTGCACTATTTGCCGcttttcagcagcagagagatcctttttcttccccattttGCCTGAAACATGTAGCTTGCTTAATAATGTGGAACATCCTTCTTAAGTAGTTTTACTTTGTTTGGGCTCACCTGGCAAACTAATTATCACAGGTGTCAGATTGATTTCAATCATCCAAATAGCCCTGAGACACAATACCATCCATGAGTttaattgaaaaacaaaaaactgaatGTTTATGACCCTTAAATCCAATTTGCATAATAATGTGGAATGCGGTGTACATTCATTTCTCTGTCCCTAGTTTCCCCTCAGCacggagagagaaccagagacggAGGTCTGAAATTAGAGTCTGTGCAGGGGGTTGAGAATTTCAACAATTGCAACAGCCTCTGGGCCAGGTGTGTTGGGGGCACAAGAAACTAGCACCTAACCCCCGACAAATGAGTAGTTAACCAGAGACGATAGCCCTCTGGGTTTTTTCCGTTCCAAAAGGTCCATTCCTGACATCTGTGATTTTCCATCAGGAATCCATTCCTGCCTTACAAAACCACATTTGGAGGTTGTTTAAAATGCGATTGCAATTAGATTTTTACAAATGTGTCTCAGTCTAGATGCTCTGGACGCTGAAATCAGATTTCGAAGTATCTTTTGCTTCTACACTGTTTGAAAGCGATATGAAGGAGTGTTGACATGACAACATGGAGAACAACAGTCCGTGGACATATGCCGAAACAAATTGTCTGCTGGCAAAGCTGAAAGGAACCTGTCGTAGTTACTGACGCCTATGACGTTACCACAGCAACCTATGCAGATAGGTTCATTGATCCATTTCTGttccatttgaatttgaatgacAATGAAGACGTCTGGAAGAGGGGTGGTTTTGTCTCCAGTGCACTTTTTTCTGTGTCACGAGCTGAGAACTTGCAGTGTGACGCACAACGACAACATCAAATCTAGAGTGACAGGAGTGCTGCTATTTGCAGACCACCAGATAAATCACACTGATTGATTCACACTGATTGAAGAGGGGTGGTTTTGTCTCTACGAGCTGAGCACAGGCCTTTTTCCTGTCACTGTTTATCTGTAAACTGACCTGATTTCAGCCTAGCCTATGTTTTAACATCATCTATGTGTCTACCCCATCGCAGATTGAGACGGAGAACAGCAAGAAGACCATCACCAACCTGGAGAAGATCCTGGAAGACTACAAGGCCATTCGGCAAGAGAACTCCACTCTTGCATCCAAAATAAAGGAGGCCTGATCTCCATGGAGACCCACCACAGTGCCCTTTGAGGAGGCTGCCAAACGAAGAAGTGAGACCGCTGCGAAGGCGTGTGCCGCGGGGGGACACCGCCacgagaggagcggagaggagagaagagaagcattCACTATCTGCACTTAACCAGCCACCCCTCATCAACCTCATTGCTTCTCCTGTCC encodes the following:
- the ccdc22 gene encoding coiled-coil domain-containing protein 22; this translates as MEEVDRILIHSLRQVGTDVGEDVESVKQFTSELIVEAVVRCLRVIDAALGSGLSHLLPPGMSARFRLGMSLAQACQDLGYKGEIGYQTFLYSNEPEIRSLLMFLVEKLPRESAEASDQPAGKSVLLQKAIADQIKAQLAVPWLPPTCRLPLQCRTQSRGPCHRFSSQPLSVPYSLKVPQNKQPKEVKEYYRDFLLVVTAQPSKRISVPASLLEHHASELSAAQEWESEWNSQGLLSRLTPKEYRSRKRSRLQRRIEEQLQAAAQPRPDSQGAQRSTSDLAELLQSFGGAAAGGDVLNKGTRFTHTEKFTFTQEPEKSAQQMAAAVSSLPSSHQSEEDLRVQQQEEISTLQQQLHQLSVQMEEVGGDMRQLTTSINQVSEELKELEKSKAEKEESIKVKKQSIDLLPEGQCNLDKLQNLVEASVKRLDSLKAQWEKHKAPLLEEQHRLKELCSNQEVETSRMLDEIKELHDKIRQSAEEAKKKEALYKQLLTEFEKLPKDVSRSAYTMRILEIVGNIKKQKEEITKILSDTKELQKEINSLTGKLDRTFAVTDELVFKDAKKDESVRKSYKYLAALHENCTQLIQTIEDTGTIMREIRDLEEQIETENSKKTITNLEKILEDYKAIRQENSTLASKIKEA